One Engystomops pustulosus chromosome 7, aEngPut4.maternal, whole genome shotgun sequence DNA window includes the following coding sequences:
- the TSHR gene encoding thyrotropin receptor isoform X3, with protein sequence MNLNCIEAGAFKDLPMLNYLGILNTGLSIFPDLSQIHSLFGSVFVEIADNPNMAIVPSNAFQGLSSGFLTLKLYNNGFTELQSHAFNGTNLTVVDLHNNERLGGLHKEVFMGVMSGPTTLDISRTAVSSLPTKGLKYLKHLLAQSTWYLKKLPPLNTFVHLAIAELSYPSHCCAFTNWTKKKSDLESFLCNQSYLHSGHQKRSIRTFVGIGPYYQDYMDGDPDQTENTKSTTFHSSSHFSVFFEDQGDEEVGFGQEIKNAQEQYTTVFESYDVYDICDGTEKLVCTPTPDEFNPCEDIMGYNFLRIVVWFVNLLAILGNAFVLFILITSHYKLTVPRFLMCNLAFADFCMGIYLLLIASEDLHTRSEYYNYAINWQTGPGCNTAGFFTVFASELSVYTLTVITLERWYAITFAMRLDRKIRLRHATFIMLGGWVFCFFLALLPLFGISSYIKVSICLPMDTESTLAQAYIILVLMLNIIAFVIICACYIKIYITVRNPHYKSGDKDTKIAKRMAVLIFTDFLCMAPISFYALSAIMNKPLITVSNSKILLVLFYPLNSCANPFLYAIFTKAFRRDVFILLSKFGICEHQAQIYRGQTVSAKNSSGSYGQRSSGGTGQTLATIPDFIKENQEGAAKQDALLEDCGMTVL encoded by the exons ATGAATCTCAATTGTATTGAAGCCGGGGCATTCAAGGATCTGCCAATGTTAAATTACCT AGGGATTTTAAACACCGGCCTGTCAATTTTTCCAGATTTAAGTCAAATTCATTCTCTGTTTGGCAGTGTCTTTGT GGAGATTGCGGATAATCCTAACATGGCAATTGTGCCTTCCAATGCATTTCAGGGACTGTCTAGTGGATTTCTGACCCT TAAACTCTACAACAATGGTTTTACTGAATTGCAGAGCCATGCCTTCAATGGCACCAACCTGACTGTCGT GGATCTGCACAACAACGAACGTCTGGGTGGGCTCCACAAGGAAGTCTTTATGGGGGTTATGTCTGGACCCACAACCTT GGACATCTCTAGGACAGCTGTTTCCTCACTTCCGACCAAAGGCCTCAAGTACCTGAAACATCTTCTGGCACAGAGCACGTGGTACCTTAAGAAACTGCCCCCCCTGAACACGTTTGTTCACCTGGCTATAGCTGAGCTGTCTTACCCCAGTCACTGCTGTGCCTTCACCAACTGGACGAAGAAAAAGAG TGACCTAGAGTCTTTTTTATGCAACCAGTCCTATCTCCACAGTGGCCACCAGAAGCGCTCAATAAGGACCTTTGTAGGAATCGGCCCATATTACCAAGATTACATGGATGGAGATCCAGATCAGACGGAGAATACAAAGTCTACAACTTTTCACAGCAGCAGCCATTTCTCTGTCTTTTTTGAGGACCAGGGAGATGAAGAGGTTGGCTTTGGGCAAGAAATAAAGAATGCACAAGAACAGTATACAACAGTTTTTGAAAGTTATGATGTGTATGACATTTGTGATGGCACTGAGAAGTTGGTGTGCACACCCACCCCAGATGAATTTAACCCATGTGAGGACATCATGGGCTACAACTTCCTGAGAATAGTGGTCTGGTTTGTCAATCTTTTGGCCATCTTGGGAAATGCTTTTGTCTTGTTCATCCTCATCACCAGTCATTACAAGTTGACTGTGCCCCGTTTCCTCATGTGCAACCTAGCATTTGCAGACTTTTGCATGGGAATCTATCTTCTCCTTATAGCATCTGAAGACCTTCACACCCGATCTGAGTACTATAACTATGCTATTAACTGGCAGACAGGACCCGGGTGCAACACAGCTGGATTCTTCACAGTGTTTGCCAGCGAGCTCTCTGTGTACACACTAACTGTGATAACGTTGGAGCGTTGGTACGCCATCACATTTGCCATGCGTCTGGATCGTAAGATTCGCCTCAGACATGCCACCTTTATTATGCTAGGAGGTTGGGTCTTTTGCTTCTTCTTGGCCCTCTTACCATTGTTTGGGATTAGCAGCTACATAAAAGTCAGCATCTGTTTGCCAATGGACACAGAATCCACACTTGCTCAAGCCTACATCATCTTGGTTTTGATGCTAAACATCATAGCTTTTGTTATTATCTGTGCTTGCTACATCAAAATATACATCACTGTGCGAAATCCTCATTACAAATCCGGAGACAAAGACACAAAGATAGCCAAGCGTATGGCCGTCTTAATATTTACTGATTTCCTTTGCATGGCTCCCATTTCCTTCTACGCCTTGTCTGCCATAATGAACAAGCCCCTTATCACTGTTTCCAACTCTAAGATCCTTCTGGTTTTGTTTTACCCATTGAACTCTTGCGCCAATCCTTTTCTTTATGCCATATTTACAAAAGCATTCCGTAGAGATGTTTTCATCCTTCTCAGTAAGTTTGGCATCTGTGAGCATCAGGCACAGATTTATCGTGGACAAACGGTTTCTGCTAAAAACAGCAGTGGCTCATATGGGCAGAGGAGCAGTGGTGGCACTGGGCAGACCCTGGCAACCATTCctgattttattaaagaaaatcaaGAAGGGGCAGCAAAGCAAGACGCACTCTTGGAGGACTGTGGCATGACTGTGTTGTAG